One genomic region from Fictibacillus marinisediminis encodes:
- a CDS encoding PRC-barrel domain-containing protein has protein sequence MIRMFGRVGVTLRTFSFLKGRRAMHADSQKIIGRVEDVVADSKGNVLGFIICEKKLSFSFRKKYVPYASVSMAGQDSVLLCSCGPYKIPFQAKGTFTMVKHPRCILKQALLSKDGETDAVVEDVYFSDDWGRIVAIEVTKGLFSDWTDGRSLIYSHEPLTIGKQSLFVR, from the coding sequence ATGATAAGAATGTTCGGAAGGGTGGGGGTTACTTTGCGAACATTTTCTTTTTTAAAAGGACGAAGAGCAATGCATGCCGATAGCCAAAAAATCATCGGGCGAGTAGAAGATGTGGTGGCAGATTCTAAAGGAAACGTGCTTGGTTTCATAATTTGTGAAAAAAAGCTTTCCTTTTCCTTTCGAAAGAAGTATGTGCCCTACGCTTCTGTTTCAATGGCTGGCCAGGATTCTGTATTGCTGTGCAGCTGCGGGCCGTACAAGATACCCTTCCAAGCTAAGGGGACTTTTACGATGGTAAAACATCCTCGCTGTATTTTAAAGCAGGCTCTGCTTTCAAAAGACGGAGAAACGGATGCCGTAGTAGAGGATGTATATTTTTCTGATGATTGGGGCAGGATTGTAGCAATTGAAGTGACAAAAGGTTTGTTTTCCGATTGGACGGATGGAAGATCTCTCATCTATTCCCACGAGCCGTTAACCATTGGGAAGCAGTCGCTTTTTGTACGATAA
- the recD2 gene encoding SF1B family DNA helicase RecD2 yields the protein MDKQSSFDLFDEQAKYLKGTLLTTIFFNQENLYTVARIRVHETNESYDEKEAIITGTLPPLYQDERYIFFGHFKEHPKYGKQYHVTQFRKDMPQTKEGMVQYLSGDLFHGIGKKTAEAIVNLLGENAISAILENPDVLNSIPQLNEEKAKNLYDVLIEHQGLEQVMVTLNPFGIGPQLSMKIYQTYKEEALHIIQNNPYQLIYDIEGIGFQRADELGKGIGLSYNHPERIRAGCLYILQERGTDAGHVYLPSELVMEEVKKLLTNGEAPINDSDIFREIEALREDQKIVMEDDRLYLPSLYFSEKGLAESVTGIASQEEYKEAFPHSEFLKALGELEERLGIEYAPSQKQAIETAVYSPIMVLTGGPGTGKTTVIKGIVEVYAELHGVSLDPSSYKKDEPFPVLLVAPTGRAAKRMSESTGIPAFTIHRLLGWKGGAGFEHSDENPLEGKLLIVDEMSMVDIWLAHALFKAVPGNIQIIIVGDEDQLPSVGPGQVLRDLIASNVIPTVELKDIYRQAEGSSIIELAHNMKNGVLPNDLRKRKADRSFFSCQPQQVLEVVKQVCQNARQKGYTPRDIQVLAPMYKGNAGIDILNQTLQELFNPSGPQKRELNIQQVAFRVGDKVLQLVNQPEDNVYNGDMGEIVSIIYAKETTDKEDQLVVAFDDVEVVYTRSDFHHITHAYCCSIHKSQGSEFPIVIMPVVKSYFRMLRRNLIYTGITRSREFLILCGEESAFELAVQRNDESARYSRLKERLTQFNMENVSSMNP from the coding sequence ATGGATAAACAGTCTTCTTTCGATTTATTCGATGAACAAGCAAAATATTTAAAAGGCACGCTCCTTACCACCATTTTCTTTAATCAGGAAAACTTGTACACTGTCGCACGCATCCGCGTGCATGAGACGAATGAATCGTACGATGAGAAAGAGGCAATAATCACAGGTACTCTTCCGCCGCTGTATCAGGATGAACGCTATATTTTCTTTGGCCATTTCAAAGAACATCCGAAATACGGAAAACAATATCATGTGACACAATTCCGCAAAGATATGCCGCAGACCAAAGAAGGAATGGTTCAATATCTTTCTGGTGACCTCTTCCATGGAATCGGCAAGAAAACAGCCGAAGCGATCGTCAATCTTCTGGGGGAAAACGCCATTTCTGCGATATTGGAAAATCCGGATGTGTTGAATAGCATCCCGCAACTGAATGAAGAAAAAGCAAAGAATTTGTATGACGTTCTTATTGAGCACCAAGGGCTTGAGCAGGTCATGGTGACGCTGAATCCATTTGGTATCGGTCCTCAGCTCTCCATGAAAATTTATCAAACGTATAAGGAAGAAGCTCTTCATATCATTCAAAATAATCCATACCAGCTCATCTATGACATTGAAGGAATTGGTTTTCAGCGTGCCGACGAGCTTGGTAAAGGGATTGGGCTGTCTTACAACCATCCGGAACGGATCAGAGCAGGCTGTCTATATATCCTTCAGGAGAGGGGAACGGACGCCGGCCACGTTTATCTTCCTTCTGAACTTGTGATGGAAGAAGTGAAAAAACTGCTCACCAATGGAGAAGCTCCGATCAACGATTCAGATATTTTCCGTGAGATTGAGGCTCTAAGAGAGGATCAAAAAATCGTCATGGAGGATGACAGGCTCTATCTGCCCTCCCTGTATTTTTCTGAAAAAGGACTTGCAGAATCGGTAACAGGCATTGCCAGCCAGGAGGAGTATAAGGAAGCTTTTCCTCATTCCGAATTCCTAAAAGCACTGGGTGAACTGGAAGAAAGACTGGGAATCGAGTATGCGCCATCACAAAAGCAGGCGATCGAGACGGCTGTTTATTCACCGATCATGGTGCTTACAGGCGGCCCAGGTACGGGTAAGACTACTGTTATTAAAGGAATTGTCGAGGTATATGCAGAACTGCACGGTGTTTCATTGGACCCTTCATCCTATAAGAAGGATGAACCGTTCCCTGTGCTGCTTGTTGCTCCAACCGGCAGGGCCGCAAAACGGATGTCAGAATCCACGGGTATTCCAGCATTTACGATCCATCGTCTGTTAGGGTGGAAAGGTGGAGCGGGCTTTGAACATAGTGATGAGAACCCGCTGGAAGGAAAACTCCTCATAGTAGATGAGATGTCAATGGTTGACATTTGGCTTGCACATGCCCTGTTTAAAGCAGTCCCAGGCAATATTCAAATCATTATTGTCGGGGACGAAGATCAGCTGCCTTCTGTTGGTCCTGGCCAAGTGCTGCGGGACCTGATTGCATCGAACGTGATTCCCACGGTTGAACTTAAAGATATTTACAGGCAGGCAGAAGGCTCTTCCATCATTGAATTGGCTCATAACATGAAGAACGGCGTACTTCCGAATGATCTGAGAAAAAGAAAAGCGGACCGAAGCTTCTTTTCCTGCCAGCCGCAGCAAGTTCTGGAAGTAGTGAAACAGGTGTGCCAAAACGCGAGGCAAAAAGGGTATACGCCCAGGGATATTCAAGTCCTGGCTCCCATGTACAAGGGCAATGCAGGTATCGATATTCTGAATCAGACGCTGCAGGAACTCTTTAATCCTTCAGGACCGCAAAAACGCGAGTTGAATATTCAGCAGGTGGCTTTCAGGGTCGGGGATAAGGTTCTGCAGCTCGTTAATCAGCCGGAAGACAACGTGTACAATGGCGATATGGGAGAGATCGTATCCATTATTTATGCAAAAGAAACGACGGATAAGGAAGATCAGCTCGTTGTTGCGTTTGATGACGTGGAAGTCGTGTATACACGATCAGATTTTCATCATATAACACATGCTTACTGCTGTTCGATCCATAAGTCTCAGGGAAGTGAATTTCCGATCGTGATCATGCCAGTGGTGAAAAGTTATTTCCGTATGCTGCGAAGAAACTTGATCTATACCGGGATTACAAGAAGCCGAGAATTTTTAATTCTGTGCGGAGAAGAATCCGCCTTTGAACTTGCTGTTCAGCGTAATGATGAATCTGCCAGGTATTCGAGACTGAAGGAGCGGCTGACTCAGTTTAACATGGAAAACGTTTCAAGCATGAACCCTTAG
- a CDS encoding tetratricopeptide repeat protein codes for MAVEQDYFKKGKLEETAKALEEQIEKEPGNPVPYINYGNLLSAVHEHEKALVFFEKALELDSEAGAALYSTGIAFYQLERFEEAREFFLKAMEKGVNEGDVHFMLGMCFVQKEEQIRALPHFLRASEMNENDIESLFQYGLCLAQLEQVKQAKNVFLTVTEKDPGHADAFYNLGVACVYFNELDAANHAFSKALSIQPDHYLAANGKKNVENKMQ; via the coding sequence ATGGCAGTGGAACAGGATTATTTTAAAAAGGGTAAATTAGAGGAAACGGCAAAAGCACTTGAAGAGCAGATTGAAAAAGAACCGGGCAACCCGGTACCTTATATCAACTATGGGAATTTGTTATCGGCTGTCCACGAGCACGAGAAAGCCCTCGTTTTTTTCGAAAAAGCTCTTGAGCTTGATTCGGAAGCAGGAGCTGCTCTTTATAGTACGGGCATCGCATTCTATCAGCTTGAAAGGTTTGAAGAAGCAAGAGAATTCTTTCTCAAGGCGATGGAAAAAGGGGTGAATGAGGGCGATGTTCATTTTATGCTCGGTATGTGCTTTGTCCAAAAAGAGGAACAAATCAGGGCTCTGCCGCATTTTCTGCGTGCATCAGAAATGAACGAAAACGACATAGAGTCTCTTTTTCAATATGGGCTCTGTCTCGCTCAGCTTGAGCAGGTAAAACAGGCAAAAAACGTTTTTTTAACGGTAACTGAAAAAGATCCGGGTCATGCAGATGCATTTTATAACCTTGGTGTGGCCTGTGTTTACTTCAATGAACTGGACGCTGCCAATCATGCGTTCAGCAAGGCGCTCAGTATACAGCCCGATCATTATCTCGCTGCAAACGGAAAAAAGAACGTGGAAAATAAAATGCAATAA
- the mnmA gene encoding tRNA 2-thiouridine(34) synthase MnmA, translating into MSARQSKSPAETRVVIGMSGGVDSSVAALLLKQQGYDVIGIFMKNWDDTDEFGVCTATEDYNDVIAVANQIGIPYYAVNFEKEYWDKVFTYFLEEYKAGRTPNPDVICNKEIKFKAFLDHAMNLGADFVATGHYARVVEEEGEAKMLRGVDENKDQTYFLNQLSQEQIEKTMFPIGELNKPEIRKIAAEAGLATAKKKDSTGICFIGERDFKEFLSNYLPAKPGEMRTLNGDVKGKHDGLMYYTIGQRHGLGIGGSGDPWFVVGKDLKENVLFVEQGFDHEALYSESLVAVKPSWVSPQPKEKTFHCTAKFRYRQPDKGVTVTQLDNGTLEVVFDEPQRAITPGQAVVFYDGDVCLGGATIDEVIKNGEPISYL; encoded by the coding sequence ATGTCGGCACGACAATCAAAATCACCTGCAGAAACACGCGTCGTCATTGGGATGTCGGGCGGTGTGGATTCTTCTGTTGCTGCACTCTTGCTTAAACAGCAAGGCTATGACGTCATCGGGATCTTTATGAAAAACTGGGACGATACAGATGAATTCGGAGTCTGTACGGCAACAGAGGATTACAATGATGTGATTGCGGTTGCGAATCAGATTGGAATTCCTTATTACGCCGTTAATTTTGAAAAAGAATATTGGGACAAGGTCTTTACCTATTTCCTTGAAGAATATAAAGCGGGAAGAACTCCGAACCCGGATGTTATCTGCAATAAAGAAATTAAGTTTAAGGCATTTCTTGATCATGCCATGAACCTTGGAGCTGATTTCGTTGCAACAGGCCACTATGCCCGTGTTGTGGAAGAAGAAGGAGAAGCAAAAATGCTTCGCGGTGTTGATGAGAACAAAGATCAGACCTACTTCCTGAACCAGCTGTCACAGGAGCAGATTGAGAAAACGATGTTCCCGATCGGCGAATTGAACAAGCCGGAGATTCGCAAAATTGCAGCTGAAGCCGGGCTGGCCACAGCGAAGAAAAAGGATTCCACAGGCATCTGTTTTATTGGAGAACGTGATTTTAAAGAGTTCCTCAGCAATTATCTTCCAGCAAAACCAGGTGAGATGCGTACGCTCAATGGAGATGTAAAAGGCAAGCATGACGGGTTGATGTATTATACCATCGGACAGCGCCATGGCCTTGGCATCGGAGGCAGCGGAGATCCGTGGTTTGTTGTTGGCAAAGACTTGAAGGAGAACGTTCTTTTCGTGGAACAGGGCTTTGATCATGAAGCGCTCTACAGTGAAAGTCTGGTTGCAGTTAAACCAAGCTGGGTAAGTCCGCAGCCAAAAGAAAAAACGTTTCATTGTACAGCAAAATTCAGATACCGTCAGCCTGATAAAGGTGTTACCGTTACTCAACTGGATAATGGGACCCTTGAGGTGGTATTTGATGAACCACAGCGTGCGATTACGCCGGGCCAGGCCGTTGTCTTCTATGACGGAGATGTCTGCCTTGGCGGTGCTACCATTGATGAGGTTATCAAAAACGGAGAACCTATTTCTTATTTATAA